A stretch of DNA from Solea solea chromosome 20, fSolSol10.1, whole genome shotgun sequence:
cctcttagAGTCTTATCATCGTGCTTCTGGATCTCATGGTGCAGAGCTTGATTGTGCTCCTCTATGTACTGTTTTTCATCACACCCGTATTGATCTGCATCTTTCTGTCACTGAGGTGACTTCTCCAAAGTTGAGATACATTGACGTAGTGTCACTGTGAACACATCGTGTGTACTGTATACAGTGGTCATGGGTGCGACTCCACTCCAGATCAACATTGAAGATCAGTCCTTATTGTTgctgtttgactgaaaacaagcACACATATGAATATAAAGACCCCTAAACAcctgtctttctctcccacaGGTTTCTGCTGCATGTGGGCAGGCTTGTTTTTGCAAGGAAATGATTCCGCATGAAGTGCAACGCACTCGGCCCCCTGTCGTCctcggcggcagcagcaggtgtgATGTCATAACACTCTCCCCTACCACACTGAGCTCACTCTTCAGACGCTAAAGACCCCTGGACCGAACCGACCGCCTTACCCCTCCCCTCTAATCACCCCTCCATAGCTTTCTCTCCATCTTTAATCCTTCCTCACCTACTCTTAAGGGCCTGGATTTTCGttgttattttataaaaaaaagacctgaTAATCAATGgccttgaataaacctggtagAAAGTCAAAGAGAAACAAGATAACGGAGGTTAATTTATAACTGATTAGAGTTGGACAAGTGACAGGTCATCACACGTGAGAACAAAAGAAAGTCAGAAGTGAAAGAGAAAGTCAGGGAAAAggtgaacaaaaagaaagaagagaaaaagctAAAGAACTCCAAAACTCCAGAAAAGATAACGTAAGTGCAGTTGAGGGACGTGAGGCGAAATCATGAAGTCCAATCAGGAACGCAGTAATGAATGTCTTCCcccaaagaagagggagatCCCTGCATGCACTTTACCCTCTGACAGCCAGCGCACAGAGAACATGGCCTGGCTCGCCAGTGTGGCTGGTAGGAATGAGAGCAGTATGGGTGGGCGCCGTAGCTCCAGTCAGTCTGATGGACCGCAGTATAAATCCCTATCCTCCACATCAgactcttcatcctcctcttcatcgcTGAGGCTAGTCTCATCTCTTCCCACAGTTTATACACCGCCCTTGTCACAATCAACCGTTGGAGGAACTGTCCATTACACCCACATGCCTCCTAATCTTCAGTTTGTAGCCTCACCTTACACCGCCCCATACACAGGCTATCTGTCTCCTCAACTgctcccaccacctcctccacctcccccgctctcctcttcctccttggCAGCACAGAggccctcacacacagagatggcCTCTGCACCTTCACAGGCCTCTAAACATGACCAGCACCGAGCGTCCTCTGGGCGGACGTCCATGCCGCCTCCCCCCACGGACCCCGTCTTTCACCATGTTCAGATGTCCACTTCCCCGCGGACTGTTCCGTCgcctcatcatcaccatcaaggACGCGTTCACCATTCTCACCATTCTCACCATTCACTGCACCCCCACCACACGGTGGGACATGGAATGTCCCAGGTTTTGGTGCAATACACAGACGGACCTAGCAGGAAGGAGGAAGGTGGCTCCAGACACAGAGAGCTCCACAACGGAGAGCTGGAGAGGGGCCGGCGATACGGAGTATCTCCTGAATCCAGCCTCTCCAAGTCAGGGAGTAAAACACGGGACAGCCATTTGTCCTCCTATGAGGCCCGCCAGCTGGTTCTGCCCTCAGATTACTCTCCTTATGATCCCACAGGACTGAGAACCTCTGTTATGCTCATGCAAAATAGCCAAGGAGACCACCACATGGTACCACCCAGACCCATCCCTGAGAAGCTGACAACCTCTGCCCCCTCACACCTGGAGAAAGGCGGTATCATCTTGGGCAAACCTGTCAATCGCATAGCCTCCGCCTCCAGCACCACATCTTCATTCACATTTCCACCACCATTAAGTGTAGACAGTTTAAAAGCCGCTGTCAGTACGCTGTCACCCCAGACTGTTATCCAAACCACCCACAGTGCCACAGAGGCACTGTCAATGGGGCTCCCCTCCACCAATATCTACCCCCAGCCACCTATCATTGGTTATATTGCAGGTGGTAGTGGAAGCCAGCATACACCAATCAGCTACCACACCAGCTTACAACAACACTTACTCATTCCTGGTGCCCAGCCAGTCATTATCCCCGTTAGTGGAGGTGGTGTCACCACAGTGGAAACTGTACCCTCATCTACTCAACCTGCACATTTTCCTACCGCACTCCCGCACACCTACATTGCTGCCACGGCTCACAAAGATGACACTCTGGAAACCTCCAGCAGCTCATACCACCAGGCCGCTTCAGGTGGAGTGGTCCAAGCACAGCTTCATCTCCCCGTTGTCCCTGCGGCAACAGGACTGGCCGcctcttctgctcctcctcccccgTCCAGTACGGCGGCGCCTCCCTCACTCCCCCCATATTTCATCAAGGGCTCGATCATCCAGCTGGCCGACGGGGAGCTGAAACGCGTTGAGGATCTGAAGACGGAGGACTTCATCCAGAGTGCTGAGATCAGCAATGACCTGAAGATTGACTCATCCACGGTGGAGCGCATTGAAGGCTGCCACACCTCACCCAACGTCGCTGTGGTTCAGTTCTCAGTTGGTGAGCACCGTGCACAGGTAAGAGAGTTGATTCCTCTCTCCAATTTCTCAAGGTGAACATATTTAATTGTCATATTGGCTAATAAATTGTGAAAGGTGTAAGCTGACAAACCTTCCAGTATTTTGCTGGAATAAAGGGGTCAAACAGTATCAGCTCATTAAGATGACAAGGCTGTTATATGTTTTTTGAGTAGTGTACTTACATTATTGAAAGATCTTTTCAACCCTTAAAATCTATAGAAATCCATATTTCTGTCCAAGGAAACAGATCATTTCAATGACATTGACTGTTTTGTGGAGCTGCTGCAATGTTTCACATAGAGTTTGgctttgaaaaatgtttaactttaaagctttacagctttaaaatctCCTCTGTACTCTTCAGTGTGGATCTGCTGGTCCTGCAGATGTGTTTGTACTTTCAGGTATAGACCTAACAGGTATAGAACGTGTTAGTCAGACATGCTACAGATAAAGGTGTTGAAAAGCTGTTCAGGAGGACTGAGAGAGCCAGAGCTTAAGTAAGACatagagaggaagagagagggaaatagGAGTTAGTTTGTTTGGTTTCAAACGGCTGAATAAAAAGCTTCTTCAGGAAAGTGGATCGGTCACTTAATCAGAAAATGAGCCGAAGCTCATGATCCCATGTTGCTCCCTGTctcttgttattgttttgattgagagttAGAGAGACCCTTATTGCCAGTTTTCTTACCGTACATACTGTGCGTTGAAATGCAGCACCTCAGTCTTACAGTGCTGTGTGCCAACTTGCACAAAATGACTTTCACCACCATAGTAATTACTTAAAAGTAGCAGCCAGTcagcctagcttagcataaaggcTTTCTGGAGTGTAGTGCGCTTGGCTGCCAACTTCATAACAATGACAAGATTCTAGTAATTCAGTACTCTTAGCCAAAAACATGTCCTCACCTCCTGTGGGGAAACCACAACAGTTTAGATATAAACAAGTGTTTTGTGTAGCGTGAGTTTATGGTAGGATAGAGTCTGTCCACTGTCTCCCTctccgccgttgacgtgagattccgatGCAGAACAATAAGTGAGTAacattaagcaagagagagcaaagcacatgatgtctgggaaatgcaaattccaagatctctggctcaccaaaggAAATGACAAAGAATGACTTGTCCAAGATCTCAAGGACAatcagatgcagagcgtgcctgcaaatcaataaaagtggacgccatgggagAAGTGGCTCTTACAGGTTGCCCTCCCATCCTAAGCTCTGTCAatcatttggtccttgaatttgaggaaattggtcctggaaaatccttgaattttatgtcaaccaaggtgtgggaaccctggataGTCAGTCTATATTCTTTAGTGATGTTTTGTGTTTACTTACCTCTATAAAAACTGGCTGACCAGCACGGCTTTAAGAGTGACCTTTAACAAAAGCTCCTAGAGAGGCTTTATGTAAGCTGGTGTTATTAATGTTGAATGACACCAAGTGAGCTTTTCCCTTATTAATGACTCTTATATTGTTTTTGAATCCCATGGGTCTCTGCTGTTCCCTCTGTAATTAAGTTCAATGTAATAGTTTGACAGTCATGGAACAAACATTTTCTGATTACGAGCTTTCCAGTTTTAATGAAATGGGAATCTGAATTACTTTCCATGTTTGACAGAGTTTACCTTAACCCATGCCTCAAGGCTAAGTTAAAGGCCTATATTAAGTGCTTTATTGACAGATAATGTTTCACGTTCTGAAAAGTTTCACTCTGAACATGCACTACTGGGCCACAATGTCtagttttctgtctctgtcttttctccaGCTACTTTAAAGTACTCTCACAtccacgtacacacacatacatccttCTCGATGTCTGCGTTGAAGCTAGATAATCTATTTCATCTGTATGTGCCATAACTTGTCCGCCCACACGGCTCTCTATATCCATCTCTCCTGCCCCTGGCTGCTCTTTGATACTGTACCCCACAAAAGCTGACCATCTTTCAAAGACTTACTCTCATGCGCTCCCTCAGTGGCTCAtcttagttttttctttttctgagagGTGGTAGCAGCTTTGAGTCCGCGCTCGGAGAAGACGTACTCTGAGAAGTGGAAAATGATATAATACGCGAGGGAAAATGTTGCCTGACATTGGCTTTGAGAGCATTTGATGCATCTTGTGCTTGAATCGCTCTTGACATtgttctctcacacactccctctctccctcctcttcctgctcAGCCCGCCGCCCTCTCTTTGTAAACTCGTCTTTTCATCTGGCCTCACTAGCTTCATTCACACCTACCTTCTCATTCTCTCCTCACTACTTCAGATCATTGTTCCttttcatctttgtttctcttcaggtttatttttcacttgctccacacatgcaaatgatcacacaagaaagaaaataccAGACGTTTTATTTTGTGCTGATAATCAAAGTGACTGCATGCTGTATGAACAATGTATGtgtcaaaacatgtttaaacagcttttttgttcttattttgtTCTTATTTGTTCTTATATGCGGAtctgtcaaacaatactatcagacctgactgagggagcgcttgtgtgtatacagcagcagctcaggggcGGGTGGGGGACAAGAAACATTAATGCCATCCAACTGAATCGTTCTGTGCGAATTCTGTTGCTATTTGAAGGCATCCTGTTTACAGCCAATCTCGCTTTAACGATGCCATTTGGCCCTTGCCTCCAATTGTCTTGATGCAAGAcaaagcacttcctgtgtgcagtgcaggaatgttgtTGGGTGTAAAAACATCTAAACAATGCTATACTAAGAAACACAGTGTGGAGGTGATGTTCTTGATCGATATTGTGTTATCAAGtcatgcactacagttttaaataaactaaattcaTGAAACTTTACTTGGAAACCATAGAAGACATTatacagatattttttttcagtaactCAAGCAGCGTACCAGGAAGAGTTCATTTGTCTTGATGAGAAAAACttctttaatgtaaaacaacatgtttttttattatacagtaATCCCTCATCCTTTCTActtctttccctctcctccaggtGAGTGTGGAGGTCTTGGTGGAGTATCCCTTCTTTGTCTTTGGCCAAGGCTGGTCTTCATGCTGCCCGGATCGGACCACCCAGCTGCTGGAGCTGCCTTGCACCAAGCTTTCAGTGGGAGATGTTTGTATTTCTCTCACCCTCAAGAACCTGAGGAATGGATCTCTGAGGAAGACTCAGCCCCTGGAGCTCACCACCCCTGCCTCAATCACTGGCTCCGGTCACGGGCACCTCAAACCCCCCAGAGCTGTCTCTGACGCTCCCCACAGCAGTGGAGGAGGCTCCAGGCATGGTGAGCGGGAGAATGGCATCAGCCAGCGGGGGAATAGTGGAAGTGGGAATGGCAGTGGAGGGAGCATCAGTATGGAAAATGGAGATCTTATGTTTGGGGGAAGGGGGTCAATTTCTAAAGGTCAGGTCACCAGCAGCACAAAAGCTGGCTCCACTAAGCCATCGGGTGGCAGGAAGCGGAGGTGGTCTGCACCTGAAGGTCGAaaagctgagaaatcagaagAGGAGCCACCTTTGACCCTGCCCAAACCTTCCTTCATCCCTCATGAGGTGAAAGTCAGCATTGAGGGAAGGTCAAATATGGGCAAGTGAAGGCTAGTAGGACTGTTAATAATCCTGgggatttggaaaaaaaaaatcataaaaagactctacaaaaaaaaaaaaaaaaaacataaatgccCACGTTAATGTTTCATGTCttggttttaaagtttttttgtttgtttttatttttctatcttGAATACTGTACTGTAGAGGTAAATTTGACCCTACATGGTATCACCTTACATTAAGTCCATGTAGTTTATAACACATTTATGTATGTGGGTTTGCCGTCACACAAAGCAATCAGTGCCGTTTTTTGGTGGTTTTCATGATGAGATGATCGATGGTGAGCGGTTTGTGAAGTGTGCTAAATGTTTATCTGCGCCGTGTGGCACACGTGAGCAACGCCTGGTGACGCTCTCGCGGGCTGGCTGCACTTTAAAACGTTAACGTGTAAATTTCAAGGACTCGCTCCGTGAAGCAATCGATATTGTTTGGAGACCGGTTCCCACCACTTTCTTCACGCCACGTTGTTAGTTTTTACACTGGACCACAGGAGAGAGATAATGTCCGCTGATCCTGAGCGTTAAGGAGTTGTGGGCAAATCGTAAGATTTTGAATTTGATAAATCAAGAGTGGTAGTGGGGagtgggggggagggagggggggatgtTATACTCACTGTGTGCCAGACCTGATCTGCGATGTCATCAAGTAGTGCCAGTGTGTTACACAACAGAGAGGGAACAACACTTGCTCTGTTCAGTTTAGCGACAGTGGAGTCTTTACTTTCATCTTcagcatttcttctttttttttcttcatgttatCGCAGACCCCCCCCCCTCGTCTTCTATCTCTGCAGTTCTTTGTTTTCATCGATGTGTAAGTGTGAGACACCCTAACTGACCCAGCGCGTTACGTACACACAGGTGCAGACTGCACACACCGGGTTGCAGAATGGA
This window harbors:
- the atxn1a gene encoding ataxin-1a, with protein sequence MKSNQERSNECLPPKKREIPACTLPSDSQRTENMAWLASVAGRNESSMGGRRSSSQSDGPQYKSLSSTSDSSSSSSSLRLVSSLPTVYTPPLSQSTVGGTVHYTHMPPNLQFVASPYTAPYTGYLSPQLLPPPPPPPPLSSSSLAAQRPSHTEMASAPSQASKHDQHRASSGRTSMPPPPTDPVFHHVQMSTSPRTVPSPHHHHQGRVHHSHHSHHSLHPHHTVGHGMSQVLVQYTDGPSRKEEGGSRHRELHNGELERGRRYGVSPESSLSKSGSKTRDSHLSSYEARQLVLPSDYSPYDPTGLRTSVMLMQNSQGDHHMVPPRPIPEKLTTSAPSHLEKGGIILGKPVNRIASASSTTSSFTFPPPLSVDSLKAAVSTLSPQTVIQTTHSATEALSMGLPSTNIYPQPPIIGYIAGGSGSQHTPISYHTSLQQHLLIPGAQPVIIPVSGGGVTTVETVPSSTQPAHFPTALPHTYIAATAHKDDTLETSSSSYHQAASGGVVQAQLHLPVVPAATGLAASSAPPPPSSTAAPPSLPPYFIKGSIIQLADGELKRVEDLKTEDFIQSAEISNDLKIDSSTVERIEGCHTSPNVAVVQFSVGEHRAQVSVEVLVEYPFFVFGQGWSSCCPDRTTQLLELPCTKLSVGDVCISLTLKNLRNGSLRKTQPLELTTPASITGSGHGHLKPPRAVSDAPHSSGGGSRHGERENGISQRGNSGSGNGSGGSISMENGDLMFGGRGSISKGQVTSSTKAGSTKPSGGRKRRWSAPEGRKAEKSEEEPPLTLPKPSFIPHEVKVSIEGRSNMGK